The following coding sequences are from one Paracoccus alcaliphilus window:
- the torT gene encoding TMAO reductase system periplasmic protein TorT, producing the protein MAEEWLLEKHSQPFDDSSPTETITYRPVDHASRPLRFCVLYPHLKDAYWLSVNYGMVEEAHRLGVGFELFEAGGYPNQSRQAEQIESCGEGGFDAMIIGTVSYDGLTPLIRKVAKNIPVIAVVNDIHPDGITAKASVSWRNMAADAGRFLAERHPKGSPPVKVAWFPGPENAGWVSFVEDGFQEAIRDSSAEIVVTRYGDTGREEQVLLIEEVLDEFEDIDYFVGNGPMAEAAVSITRAHGLTDRIGVISTYMTHGVFRGIWRGRILAAPNDFPVLQGRLAIEQAVRAVEGQLDIPHAGPMVVVMTPKTIGRYGVSNSLTPASFIPYFEVSGK; encoded by the coding sequence ATGGCCGAGGAATGGTTGCTTGAAAAGCACAGCCAACCCTTTGACGACAGCAGCCCGACCGAAACGATCACCTATCGTCCTGTTGACCACGCCAGCCGCCCGCTGCGGTTCTGCGTGCTCTATCCCCATCTCAAGGACGCTTACTGGCTCAGCGTCAATTACGGCATGGTCGAGGAGGCGCACCGGCTGGGGGTGGGGTTCGAACTGTTCGAGGCAGGCGGCTATCCCAATCAATCCCGGCAGGCGGAACAGATCGAAAGTTGTGGTGAGGGCGGTTTCGACGCCATGATCATCGGCACGGTCTCTTACGACGGATTGACCCCGTTGATCCGCAAGGTGGCGAAAAACATCCCGGTTATCGCGGTGGTGAACGACATCCACCCCGATGGCATCACCGCGAAGGCCAGCGTATCCTGGCGCAACATGGCGGCGGATGCCGGTCGTTTTCTTGCCGAACGGCACCCAAAAGGCAGTCCGCCTGTAAAGGTGGCGTGGTTTCCCGGCCCGGAAAACGCGGGATGGGTCAGTTTTGTTGAAGACGGTTTCCAAGAGGCCATCCGCGACAGTTCCGCCGAAATCGTTGTGACAAGATATGGGGATACGGGCCGCGAAGAGCAGGTACTGCTGATCGAGGAGGTCCTGGACGAGTTCGAGGATATCGACTATTTCGTCGGCAATGGTCCAATGGCCGAGGCTGCCGTATCCATCACGCGTGCGCACGGACTGACAGACCGGATCGGCGTGATTTCGACCTATATGACGCACGGCGTCTTTCGCGGAATCTGGCGCGGGCGCATCCTTGCCGCCCCCAATGATTTCCCGGTCCTGCAGGGAAGGCTGGCGATAGAGCAGGCAGTGCGGGCGGTCGAGGGGCAATTGGACATACCACATGCCGGTCCGATGGTTGTCGTCATGACGCCAAAGACCATCGGGCGCTATGGTGTCAGTAATTCGCTGACACCTGCCAGTTTCATCCCGTACTTTGAGGTC